One genomic region from Cetobacterium sp. 8H encodes:
- a CDS encoding replication-associated recombination protein A: MQSIFSKNFENAKPLSTRLRPKVLGDFEGQDKLLGKNGVLRKIIEGKNLSNMILYGPSGSGKSSLGEIISKELDYNFETLNATIASLNDLREIVERAKRNLELYGKKTILFLDEIHRFNKTQQDALLSYTETGILILVGATTENPYHNLNNALISRCLIFEFKALTRENIKAILLKGEKFIEVELPQEVREVILDISQGDSRVALNYLELYKSSCEGYSEDEVIELFRERRASYHKEEDKYNLISAMIKSIRGSDPDSAVYWLARLLHGGEDPRYIARRVVIHASEDIGMANPEAMLIANSAMNASEKIGMPEIRIILSQAVIYLAISSKSNSCYMAIDQALEDIKAGDLEKVPLHIGDRAVGYKYPHDYPNNFIEQKYREKRKKYYTPGNNRNEKLIEEKLEKLWKLK; encoded by the coding sequence ATGCAAAGTATATTTAGTAAAAATTTTGAAAACGCAAAGCCACTTTCAACAAGATTAAGACCAAAAGTATTAGGGGATTTTGAAGGCCAAGACAAACTTTTAGGAAAAAATGGTGTTCTAAGAAAAATAATAGAGGGTAAAAATCTATCGAACATGATATTATATGGACCTTCAGGAAGTGGAAAGAGCTCTTTAGGGGAGATAATTTCTAAAGAATTAGACTATAACTTTGAAACTTTAAATGCAACAATTGCTAGTTTAAACGATTTAAGAGAGATAGTTGAAAGAGCAAAAAGGAATTTAGAACTCTATGGAAAAAAAACAATACTTTTTTTAGATGAGATTCATAGATTTAATAAGACACAACAAGATGCACTACTATCCTATACAGAAACAGGTATATTAATTTTGGTCGGAGCAACAACTGAAAATCCATACCATAATCTGAATAATGCTCTTATATCAAGATGTTTAATTTTTGAATTTAAAGCTTTAACGAGAGAAAATATAAAGGCAATACTTTTAAAAGGTGAAAAATTTATAGAGGTAGAGTTACCTCAAGAAGTTAGAGAAGTTATATTAGATATTTCTCAAGGTGATAGTCGAGTTGCTCTAAACTATTTAGAACTTTACAAAAGTAGTTGTGAAGGTTATAGTGAAGACGAAGTAATTGAACTCTTCAGAGAAAGACGAGCCTCTTATCATAAGGAAGAAGATAAATATAATTTGATTTCTGCTATGATAAAAAGTATTAGAGGAAGTGATCCTGATTCTGCAGTATATTGGTTAGCCAGATTATTACATGGTGGCGAAGATCCAAGATATATAGCAAGAAGAGTTGTTATTCATGCAAGTGAAGATATAGGAATGGCTAATCCAGAAGCGATGTTAATTGCAAATAGTGCAATGAATGCGAGTGAAAAAATAGGGATGCCAGAGATTAGAATAATATTGTCACAGGCTGTAATTTATTTAGCCATTTCAAGTAAAAGTAACTCATGTTATATGGCGATAGATCAAGCATTGGAAGATATAAAAGCAGGAGATTTAGAAAAGGTACCACTCCACATAGGAGATAGAGCTGTAGGATATAAATATCCACATGACTATCCAAATAACTTTATAGAACAAAAATATAGAGAGAAAAGAAAAAAATATTATACTCCTGGAAATAATAGAAATGAAAAACTTATAGAAGAAAAACTTGAAAAACTATGGAAATTAAAATAA
- a CDS encoding SAM-dependent methyltransferase: MKFSKEDVLNIFKLNIDNNSFIKAVFSNSKNSTEYKKINIKPLIIKGEIRIQFEQFKENKAFHSNLSIDETFNYLDSILNNFKQILIINSSEEIQILQNKKGFSFKNKKTDKKQVSLSHNKKKNYILEDNTPIPFLIKLGVMSNDGHVSKEKFNKFRQINRYLEFIEDTLKELQDKKLIDNSMKIVDFGCGKSYLTFALYHYLKNIKNMNIEIIGLDLKDDVIKHCNEIAKELEFTNLSFLKGDIKDFNSFKNVDMIFSLHACNNATDYSILKGLELGAKAILAVPCCQSEINQKIDKSKTTELKNSLSPFGNHGILQERFSSLATDALRALALELCGFNTKVMEFIDMEHTPKNILIKAIRGNISEEKLYEKKVEYDRYLKFLGVDPLIDTILKDYFLK, encoded by the coding sequence ATGAAATTTTCAAAAGAAGACGTTTTAAATATTTTTAAATTAAACATAGATAATAATAGTTTTATCAAAGCAGTATTTTCTAACTCTAAAAATTCAACTGAGTATAAAAAAATAAATATAAAACCACTAATAATCAAAGGTGAAATTAGAATTCAGTTTGAGCAATTTAAAGAGAATAAGGCTTTCCATTCTAATCTTAGCATAGATGAAACTTTTAATTATCTTGATAGTATTCTTAATAATTTTAAACAAATTTTAATTATTAATTCAAGTGAAGAGATTCAAATTCTACAAAATAAAAAAGGCTTTAGTTTTAAAAATAAAAAAACTGACAAAAAACAAGTTTCTCTCTCTCACAATAAAAAGAAAAACTATATATTAGAAGACAATACGCCTATTCCTTTTCTTATTAAGCTAGGGGTCATGTCTAATGATGGTCATGTAAGTAAAGAGAAATTCAATAAATTTAGACAAATTAACAGATATTTAGAGTTTATTGAAGATACTCTTAAAGAACTTCAAGATAAAAAGCTTATAGATAATTCGATGAAAATTGTTGATTTCGGATGTGGAAAATCATATCTTACTTTTGCTTTATATCACTACTTAAAAAATATAAAAAATATGAACATTGAAATTATTGGATTAGATTTAAAAGATGATGTTATTAAACATTGCAATGAAATAGCAAAAGAACTAGAGTTTACAAATCTATCATTTTTAAAGGGTGATATTAAAGATTTTAACTCTTTTAAAAATGTTGATATGATTTTCTCATTACATGCTTGTAACAATGCCACAGACTATTCTATCTTAAAAGGTCTTGAGCTAGGAGCAAAAGCTATTTTAGCTGTTCCATGCTGCCAATCTGAGATAAATCAAAAAATTGATAAATCAAAAACAACTGAACTTAAAAACTCTCTTTCTCCTTTTGGAAATCACGGGATTTTACAAGAAAGATTTAGTTCATTGGCTACAGATGCTTTAAGAGCCCTTGCATTAGAGCTTTGTGGATTTAATACAAAGGTTATGGAGTTTATCGATATGGAACACACACCTAAAAATATTCTTATTAAGGCAATTAGAGGTAATATCTCTGAAGAAAAACTTTATGAAAAAAAAGTGGAGTATGATAGATATTTAAAATTTCTAGGAGTTGATCCACTTATTGACACTATTCTGAAAGATTATTTTTTAAAATAA
- the argS gene encoding arginine--tRNA ligase, translated as MITIEKQIEKILLETVNNLYADKELKPVEITVATNEKFGDFQSNFAMMNSKIIGGNPRAIAENIVNNLVVNEVIDKIEIAGPGFLNIFLKDSLLGDIVKKISKEKYEFNELNMKGDVIIDYSSPNIAKRMHIGHLRSTIIGDSIKRMYKFLGYNVVADNHIGDWGTQFGKLIIGYRNWLNQDAYKENPIEELERVYVEFTRQSEEHPELEDQAREELKKLQDGDQENYRLWQEFIKVSLDEYEKLYSRMGITFDTYYGESFYHNLMPGVVAELEEKKIAVEDQGAKVVFFAEEDKLHPCIVQKKDGAFLYATSDIATVKFRLGNYDVNKLIYVTDERQQDHFRQFFKITDMLGWNVEKQHVWFGIMRFADGVFSTRKGNVIRLEELLDEGKRRAYEIVNEKNPELSAEEKDNIAEIVGTGAIKYADLSQNRQTAVIFEWDKILSFEGNTAPYLQYSYARIKSILRRAEEQNRVLNENVTITFADKAERNLAHHLTQFPTVILKAAESCRPNLVADYLFELSKKFNSFYNSCPILNQEEETLYSRLLLAERTAAVLKEGLNLLGINTLERM; from the coding sequence ATGATAACTATTGAAAAACAGATAGAAAAAATATTGTTAGAGACAGTAAATAATCTTTATGCAGATAAAGAATTAAAGCCTGTTGAGATAACAGTAGCAACAAATGAGAAGTTTGGAGATTTTCAGTCAAACTTTGCTATGATGAATTCAAAAATAATTGGTGGAAACCCAAGAGCAATTGCAGAAAATATAGTAAACAATTTAGTTGTAAATGAAGTGATTGATAAAATAGAGATTGCAGGACCAGGATTTTTAAATATATTCCTAAAGGATTCTTTATTAGGAGATATCGTAAAAAAAATATCTAAAGAAAAATATGAGTTTAACGAATTAAATATGAAAGGCGATGTAATTATAGATTATTCATCACCAAATATAGCAAAAAGAATGCACATAGGGCATTTAAGATCTACAATAATTGGAGACTCAATCAAAAGAATGTATAAATTCTTGGGATATAATGTTGTTGCAGACAATCATATCGGAGATTGGGGAACGCAATTTGGTAAGCTAATTATAGGATATAGAAATTGGTTGAATCAAGATGCTTATAAAGAGAATCCAATAGAAGAGTTAGAAAGAGTATACGTTGAGTTTACTAGACAGAGCGAAGAGCATCCTGAGCTTGAAGATCAAGCTAGAGAAGAGCTAAAGAAACTTCAAGATGGAGATCAAGAAAATTATAGATTATGGCAAGAGTTTATAAAAGTTTCTCTTGATGAATATGAGAAATTATACTCAAGAATGGGAATAACTTTCGATACTTATTATGGTGAGTCATTCTATCATAATTTAATGCCAGGTGTGGTAGCAGAGTTAGAGGAAAAGAAAATAGCTGTAGAGGATCAAGGAGCTAAAGTTGTATTCTTCGCCGAAGAAGATAAACTTCACCCTTGTATCGTTCAAAAGAAAGATGGAGCATTTTTATATGCAACTTCAGATATAGCTACAGTTAAGTTTAGATTAGGTAACTACGATGTAAATAAACTTATATATGTAACTGACGAGAGACAGCAAGATCACTTTAGACAATTTTTCAAAATAACAGATATGTTAGGATGGAATGTTGAAAAGCAACATGTTTGGTTTGGTATAATGAGATTTGCTGATGGTGTTTTCTCTACTAGAAAAGGGAATGTAATAAGATTAGAAGAACTTCTAGATGAAGGGAAAAGAAGAGCTTACGAAATTGTAAATGAAAAAAACCCTGAGTTATCAGCTGAAGAGAAGGATAATATTGCAGAAATAGTTGGAACAGGAGCTATAAAGTATGCAGATTTATCTCAAAATAGACAAACAGCAGTTATATTTGAGTGGGATAAAATACTTAGTTTTGAAGGGAATACAGCACCGTATCTTCAATACTCATATGCTAGAATAAAATCTATTTTAAGAAGAGCTGAAGAACAAAATAGAGTTTTAAATGAGAATGTAACAATTACATTTGCAGATAAAGCAGAAAGAAATTTAGCACATCACTTAACACAGTTTCCAACTGTTATTTTAAAAGCAGCAGAAAGCTGTAGACCTAATTTAGTAGCAGATTATTTATTTGAGTTATCAAAGAAATTTAATAGTTTCTATAACTCTTGTCCAATACTAAATCAAGAGGAAGAAACATTATATTCGAGACTTTTATTGGCAGAAAGAACAGCTGCTGTATTAAAAGAGGGATTAAACCTACTAGGGATTAATACGTTAGAAAGAATGTAA
- a CDS encoding putative manganese transporter, whose amino-acid sequence MEIFDMIYSVAVDAFFKVGVFVSISLLIIGLIDYKFNGLLLKLIEKNQKNQIYFAALLGLIPGCGGAIVIVPLYISGKVSFGSLVTAFITTMGDAAFVLMVGNVKAYFAVLLISGFVGILTGMIIDKLKIGTIVKLSISKEELNSEIGEFVSESKTEKNYKHVGHNKGDIIDKVLHKKNTYKYIHVLTHKVWYKLFWVIVILSIPLAFSHIFEEHSHSDKESYEALFEFIGFLGTFLCIVYTGVSRKIIKGSDFDKTESKLNSAKETLIHTAEEVAFLVTWVFIAFLLYQILIYAIGGEDQLRSLLNENGFWVVIAAIFIGILPGCGPQILLAAIYVSGGIPFSALVANAICNDGDALFPLIALSKKSAFLVTIYNLIPALIVGGALYFIENM is encoded by the coding sequence ATGGAAATTTTTGATATGATATATTCCGTAGCAGTGGATGCTTTTTTTAAAGTAGGAGTTTTTGTTTCTATCTCGCTTTTAATAATAGGTTTAATAGATTATAAATTTAATGGATTATTACTGAAGTTAATAGAAAAGAATCAAAAAAATCAAATATATTTTGCAGCTTTATTGGGTTTAATCCCAGGCTGTGGAGGAGCAATAGTAATAGTACCACTATATATATCAGGAAAGGTTAGTTTTGGTAGTTTAGTAACAGCATTTATAACTACGATGGGAGATGCTGCATTTGTTTTAATGGTTGGAAATGTTAAAGCTTATTTTGCAGTTCTCTTGATAAGCGGATTTGTTGGTATTTTAACTGGAATGATTATTGATAAATTAAAGATAGGAACAATTGTAAAACTATCAATTTCTAAGGAAGAATTGAATTCTGAAATTGGAGAGTTTGTTTCTGAAAGTAAAACAGAAAAAAACTATAAACATGTAGGGCATAACAAAGGTGATATTATAGATAAAGTTTTGCATAAAAAAAATACATATAAGTATATACATGTTTTAACTCATAAAGTTTGGTATAAACTATTTTGGGTAATAGTTATACTATCAATTCCATTAGCATTTAGTCATATTTTTGAAGAGCATAGTCATAGTGATAAAGAATCTTATGAAGCACTATTTGAATTTATAGGATTTTTAGGGACTTTTTTATGTATAGTTTATACTGGAGTGAGTAGAAAAATTATAAAAGGAAGTGATTTTGATAAAACAGAAAGTAAATTAAATTCAGCTAAAGAAACACTGATACATACAGCTGAAGAGGTAGCATTTTTAGTAACATGGGTTTTTATAGCTTTTTTATTATATCAGATATTAATATATGCTATAGGCGGTGAGGATCAATTAAGAAGCCTTCTAAACGAGAATGGATTTTGGGTTGTTATAGCTGCAATATTTATAGGAATACTTCCAGGGTGTGGGCCACAGATACTTCTAGCAGCTATTTATGTATCTGGAGGGATTCCTTTTTCAGCTCTTGTAGCAAACGCTATATGTAATGATGGAGATGCACTTTTTCCACTAATTGCCCTAAGTAAAAAATCAGCATTTTTAGTTACTATTTATAATTTAATTCCAGCTTTGATTGTTGGTGGAGCATTATATTTTATAGAAAATATGTAA
- the secG gene encoding preprotein translocase subunit SecG: METLLTVFLFIFAVALIILVLIQPDRSHGMSGSMGMGGSNTVFGVSKDGGPLARATEVVAFLFILSALLLYLVK; this comes from the coding sequence ATGGAAACACTATTAACAGTATTCTTATTTATATTTGCTGTAGCTTTAATAATATTAGTTCTTATTCAACCAGATAGAAGCCATGGTATGTCAGGTAGCATGGGAATGGGAGGTTCAAACACCGTATTTGGAGTTTCAAAAGATGGTGGACCACTAGCCAGAGCAACTGAAGTAGTAGCATTTTTATTTATACTTTCAGCACTTCTTCTGTATCTAGTAAAATAG
- the aspS gene encoding aspartate--tRNA ligase yields MTYYRTHNLGELRSSNIGETVTLSGWVDTKRDLGGLTFIDLRDREGKTQIVFHTDIAELSVVELAQKLRNESVIKIKGIVKERQSKNANIPTGDIEVFATELEILNGCDVLPFQVSGDENLGENIRLKYRYLDLRRAQMTRNLKMRHKMIMSIRNYMDEKGFLDVDTPILTKSTPEGARDFLVPSRINPGEFYALPQSPQLFKQLLMISGVEKYFQIAKCFRDEDLRADRQPEFTQLDIEMSFVEQKDIMNEIEGLAKRVFKNVTGESADYEFPRMPYAEAMERFGSDKPDVRFAVELKDLTSIMATCGFKGFKSAVEAGGIVKAVVAPGVAEQFSRKVLTEYEDYAKTYFGAKGMAWIKITEEGVNSPIAKFFTEEEMAAIISTTEAKVGDVIMIVADRAKVVYGALGAVRLKIGKELGLINNDEFKFLWVVDFPMFEYDEEEARYKAQHHPFTSIKSEDMQMFLDGEMDAVRTNSYDLVLNGSEIGGGSIRIFNPEIQSKVFEQLGLSKEEAQEKFGFFIDAFKFGAPPHGGLAFGIDRWLMVMLKENSIRDVIPFPKTNKGQCLMTEAPSKVDDKQLEELYLDSTYELEKI; encoded by the coding sequence ATGACTTACTATAGAACTCATAACTTAGGTGAATTAAGATCTTCAAACATTGGTGAAACAGTAACTTTATCAGGATGGGTAGATACTAAAAGAGATTTAGGTGGATTAACATTTATAGATTTAAGAGATAGAGAAGGAAAAACTCAAATAGTTTTTCATACAGATATAGCAGAACTTTCTGTAGTTGAACTTGCTCAAAAATTAAGAAATGAATCAGTAATAAAGATAAAAGGAATAGTAAAAGAAAGACAGAGTAAAAATGCAAATATTCCTACAGGAGATATTGAAGTTTTTGCAACAGAGTTAGAGATACTAAACGGTTGCGATGTTCTTCCATTCCAAGTTTCTGGAGATGAGAATTTAGGAGAAAATATTAGGTTAAAATATAGATACTTAGATCTAAGAAGAGCTCAAATGACAAGAAACTTAAAGATGAGACATAAAATGATAATGTCTATAAGAAATTATATGGATGAAAAAGGATTTTTAGATGTAGATACTCCTATTCTAACTAAATCTACACCAGAAGGGGCAAGAGACTTCTTAGTTCCAAGTAGAATAAATCCAGGTGAGTTCTATGCGTTACCACAATCACCACAATTATTTAAGCAACTGTTAATGATTTCAGGAGTAGAGAAATATTTCCAAATCGCTAAATGTTTTAGAGATGAAGATTTAAGAGCAGATAGACAACCAGAATTTACACAGTTAGATATAGAGATGTCTTTCGTTGAGCAAAAAGACATAATGAATGAGATAGAAGGCTTAGCAAAAAGAGTATTTAAAAATGTAACTGGGGAATCTGCTGATTATGAGTTCCCAAGAATGCCTTATGCTGAAGCTATGGAAAGATTCGGTTCTGATAAACCAGATGTAAGATTTGCAGTAGAATTAAAAGATTTAACTTCTATTATGGCTACTTGTGGATTCAAAGGATTCAAGAGTGCTGTAGAAGCTGGTGGAATAGTTAAAGCTGTTGTAGCACCAGGTGTAGCAGAGCAATTCTCTAGAAAAGTTTTAACAGAGTATGAAGATTATGCTAAGACATATTTTGGAGCAAAAGGTATGGCTTGGATAAAAATAACAGAAGAAGGAGTAAATTCTCCAATAGCTAAATTCTTTACAGAAGAAGAGATGGCAGCAATAATTTCAACAACAGAAGCAAAAGTTGGAGATGTTATTATGATAGTTGCAGATAGAGCAAAAGTTGTATATGGAGCTTTAGGTGCAGTTAGATTAAAAATAGGAAAAGAGTTAGGACTTATAAACAATGATGAGTTTAAATTCTTATGGGTAGTGGATTTCCCTATGTTTGAATATGATGAAGAGGAAGCTAGATACAAGGCACAACACCATCCGTTTACATCAATAAAATCTGAGGATATGCAAATGTTCTTAGATGGAGAGATGGATGCTGTAAGAACTAACTCTTATGACTTAGTTTTAAACGGATCTGAAATCGGTGGAGGATCAATAAGAATATTTAATCCTGAAATTCAAAGTAAAGTATTTGAACAGTTAGGATTATCAAAAGAAGAGGCTCAAGAGAAGTTTGGATTCTTTATTGATGCATTTAAATTTGGGGCACCACCACACGGAGGACTAGCATTTGGAATTGATAGATGGTTGATGGTAATGCTAAAAGAAAATTCAATTAGAGATGTAATACCATTCCCTAAAACAAATAAAGGACAATGTCTAATGACTGAAGCACCAAGCAAAGTTGATGACAAACAATTAGAGGAGTTATACCTAGATTCAACATATGAGTTAGAAAAAATATAG
- the hisS gene encoding histidine--tRNA ligase: MKLIKAVRGTKDIFGDDGIKYDYVTRTAQEFFSNYGYTMIKTPIFEETDLFKRGVGEGTDIVEKEMYTFQDRGERSITLRPEGTAAVVRCYLENKIYAKEETSRFFYAGSMFRYERPQAGRQREFNQIGVEVLGESSPILDAEVISMGFSFLDKIGITDLEVTINSVGEKETRVRYREALLKFLEPMKEELCEDCKMRMEKNPLRVLDCKVEKCKTLTADAPIITDSLSQEEKEHYETVKKYLTLFGVKYKEDPRLVRGLDYYSSTVYEIVTNKLGSQGTVLGGGRYDNLLKQLGEKEIPAFGFAAGVERIMMLLGEEFPKRDLDVYVAWLGEGTKEFAFKLANDLRLDGKSVIIDYNTKAMKAHMKKADKVGAKNVIIIGDDEMNKGVVMLKDFVNRTQEEVKVEELKNILK; encoded by the coding sequence ATGAAGCTGATAAAAGCGGTAAGAGGAACTAAAGATATCTTTGGTGACGACGGAATAAAATATGATTATGTAACAAGAACAGCTCAAGAGTTCTTTTCAAACTATGGATATACAATGATAAAAACTCCTATATTTGAAGAGACTGATCTTTTTAAAAGAGGAGTAGGAGAGGGAACTGATATCGTTGAAAAGGAGATGTATACTTTTCAAGATAGAGGAGAAAGAAGTATAACATTAAGACCTGAAGGAACAGCAGCAGTAGTTAGATGTTATTTAGAAAATAAAATATATGCTAAAGAGGAAACTTCAAGATTTTTCTATGCGGGGTCAATGTTTAGATATGAAAGACCACAAGCAGGAAGACAAAGAGAGTTTAACCAAATAGGTGTAGAAGTGTTAGGAGAGAGCTCTCCGATACTAGATGCAGAAGTTATATCTATGGGATTCTCTTTTTTAGATAAAATAGGAATAACAGATTTAGAAGTGACTATAAACTCTGTTGGAGAAAAAGAAACAAGAGTTAGATATAGAGAGGCTCTTTTAAAATTCTTAGAGCCAATGAAAGAAGAGCTTTGTGAAGATTGTAAAATGAGAATGGAAAAAAATCCATTAAGAGTTTTAGATTGTAAAGTTGAAAAATGTAAAACATTGACAGCGGATGCACCAATCATAACAGATTCTTTATCTCAAGAGGAAAAAGAGCACTATGAAACAGTAAAAAAATATCTTACATTATTTGGAGTAAAATACAAAGAGGATCCAAGACTTGTAAGAGGATTAGATTATTATTCAAGTACTGTATACGAAATTGTTACAAACAAACTAGGATCGCAAGGAACAGTTTTAGGTGGAGGAAGATATGATAATCTACTAAAACAGCTTGGAGAAAAAGAGATTCCAGCTTTTGGATTTGCAGCAGGAGTAGAAAGAATTATGATGCTTTTAGGAGAGGAGTTTCCTAAAAGAGATTTAGATGTATATGTTGCTTGGTTAGGTGAAGGAACAAAAGAGTTTGCATTTAAACTAGCTAATGATTTAAGACTTGATGGAAAATCTGTTATAATTGATTACAATACAAAAGCTATGAAAGCGCATATGAAAAAAGCTGACAAAGTTGGAGCTAAAAATGTTATTATAATAGGGGATGACGAAATGAATAAAGGCGTTGTAATGCTAAAAGATTTCGTAAATAGAACTCAAGAAGAAGTAAAAGTAGAGGAATTAAAAAATATATTAAAATAA